The genomic window CCGCCGAGGGCCTTGCCGAGGGTGCCGGTGATGATGTCGACACGGTCCATGACGCCGTGCAGCTCGGGGGTGCCGCGGCCGCCGGGGCCGACGAAGCCGACGGCGTGCGAGTCGTCGACCATGACCATGGCGTCGTAGCGGTCGGCGAGGTCGCAGATCTCCTGGAGCGGGGCGACGTAGCCGTCCATCGAGAACACGCCGTCGGTGACGATCAGGCGGCGGCGGGCGCCGGACGCCTCCTTGAGCTTCGCCTCCAGGTCGGCCATGTCGCGGTTGGCGTAGCGGAAGCGGGCGGCCTTGGAGAGGCGGATGCCGTCGATGATGGAGGCGTGGTTGAGGGCGTCGGAGATGACCGCGTCCTCGGCGCCGAGCAGGGTCTCGAAGACACCGCCGTTGGCGTCGAAGCAGGAGGAGTAGAGGATCGTGTCCTCCTGGCCGAGGAAGGCCGACAGGCGCCGCTCCAGCTCCTTGTGGACCTCCTGGGTGCCGCAGATGAAGCGGACGGACGCCATGCCGTAGCCCCAGCGGTCGAGGGCCTCCTTGCCGGCGGCGATGACCTCGGGGTGGTCGGCGAGGCCGAGGTAGTTGTTGGCGCAGAAGTTCAGGACCCCGCCGGGGGCACCGCCCGCGGTGACGGCGACGGAGGCGGACTGGGGGGTGCCGATCACGCGCTCGGGCTTGTGGAGCCCGGCGGCGCGGATCTCGTCGAGGGTGGCGCGGAGGTCGTCGCGTACGGACGCGTACATGAAGGGTGCTCCTAGGGGGCTGGCTGCGGGCGAGTGGTGGGCGTTGCGCCGGGCGCCTCGGCGAGTGAGCCGAAGGGGCGCGTCGCTGTCGAAAGAGAGAACGCGCGGAGGTCCCGAGGAACGAGGGACCGAGCACGATCGACCGTCGACAGGGACTGAAGCGCCGCGGAGGCGAACCGAGCCGCAGAATGCAGCATCACTCATCCCAGCGGAGGATGATCTTGCCGCTGCGGGCGGTGGCGGCCTCGTCGAAGGCGGCGTCGAAGTCCTGGTAGCCGTAGCTGCCGGTGATGACGGGGCTGAGGTCGAGCCCGCCCTCCAGGAGGACGGTCATCGCGTACCAGGTCTCGAACATCTCGCGGCCGTAGATGCCCTTGATGGTGATCATCGAGGTGACGATCTTCGACCAGTCGACGGCGAACTCCTGCGCGGGCAGTCCGAGCATCGCGATCCGGCCGCCGTGCGTCATGTTGCCGATCATGTCGCGGACGGCCTCGGGGCGGCCGGACATCTCCAGGCCGATGTCGAAGCCCTCCTTGAGGCCGAGGGTGCGCTGTGCCGCGGCGATGTCGGTCTCGGCGACGTTGACGGCGAGGGTGGCGCCGGCCTTGCGGGCCAGTTCCAGGCGCGGCTCGCTCACGTCGGTGATGACGACGTTGCGGGCGCCGGCGTGGCGGGCGACGGCCGCCGCCATGATGCCGATCGGGCCGGCGCCGGTGATGAGGACGTCCTCGCCGACGAGCGGGAAGGAGAGCGCGGTGTGCACGGCGTTGCCGAACGGGTCGAAGATCGCGGCAACGTCGAGGTCGACGGGGGTGCGGTGCACCCACACGTTGGACGCGGGCAGGACGACGTACTCGGCGAACGCGCCGTCTCGGCCGACGCCGAGGCCGACCGTGCTGCGGCACAGGTGGCGCCGGCCGGCCAGGCAGTTGCGGCACCTGCCGCAGACGAGGTGCCCCTCGCCGCTGACGAGGTCGCCGACGGCGATGTCCTGGACGTCACTACCGACGGCGGCGACCTCGCCGACGAACTCGTGGCCGATGACGAGCGGCGTCTCGATCGACTGCTGGGCCCAGCCGTCCCAGGAGCGGATGTGAAGGTCGGTGCCGCAGATGCCGGTGCGGAGGACCTTGATCAGCACCTCACCGGGGCCGTGGTCCGGCTCGGGGACGTCCATGAGCCACAGCCCGGGCTCGGCGTGCTGCTTGACAAGTGCCTTCATGACTACGGCTCCAGGCGTGGCGGGAAAGGGCGGGACGGGCGGCTGACCAGGCACGACGACTTCCGGCGCGCCTGTCGGACGACGACGCCCACCAATCTGCCGACCCGTGGGCGTTCAGTCCATCGAGGATTTCTTAAGCGGGCCGACAGCGCAGCTTCACACGCGGGACGCGGCCGGGTCCGCACCGTCATGACGCGGCGGACGTCCGGTCGAGGAAGGCGGCGACGGTGCGGCGGAAGTCCTCCGGGTCGTCGAGCCACGGATAGTGCGCGGCACCGGCCTGGACGGCGACCCTGCCGTGCGTGAACCGCGCGGCGATCTCGGCGGCGCGGCCGGGGGTGGGGCCGCCGTCGTACTCGCCGGCGAGCACGAGCACCGGCACATCCACGGCCGCCAGGGACGTGGCCGTGGCAGCCGGGTCGAAGGCGCCGTCGGCGTAGTAGGCGCTCCTGGCCCGGGGGTTGGTCTGGTGGGCGTCGTCCGCCGCGTGGTCCATGGCGGCGGCGTCCCAGCGGCCGTACAGGAACGGCACGATGTCCGGCCAGAGGTCGTCGAGCGCGGCGCCGGCGAAGTAGGCGTCCCAGGCGGCGCGGCCCGCCTCGTACCAGGGCTCGCCCTCGCGCAGGGCGATGGCGTCGCGCCAGTCCTGTTCGCCGGCCTCGACGCCGAGGGCGCGGGCGCCGGGGGTGATCAGAGCCAGGGAGCGCACCCGGCCGGGGTGGGCGGCGGCGTGGAGCAGGGCGAGGTTGCCGGCGGCCGAGTGGGCGAGGATGTCGGCGCGGTCGAGTCCGAGGTGCTCGCGGAGCGCCTCGACATCGTCGACGAGCCGGTCGCAGCGGTACGTCGCCGTGTCCTCGGGGGCCGCGGAGTCGCCGGTGCCGCGCAGGTCGAGCCGTACGAGGGTCCGGTGGGCGGTGAGCCCGCCGAGGTCGCCCAGGTAGGCCGAGGCCCGCATAGGGCCGCCCGGGAGGCAGATCAGCGGCTCGCCCTCCCCCTCGACGTGGCAGGCGAGCGTAGTGCCGTCGTACGCGCTGAAGGTCGGCATACCGCGATCCTCGCCGGGCCTGCGCGATCACGCCAATGGGTGACGCGGATCCGCGGCCGGATGGGGCCACTGGGGCGCCCCGGCCGGGTGCGGCGGGGTCTGCCGGAGGTCTTGACGCCCGGGGCGGGCGGCTGGATTACTGATCCGGACAGCTCGACCGAATGATCGGTCGCCCGATTTGCGAGTGACACGGGAGTCATCCGAATGACGGACCGGACGGAAGTGACGGCTCTGCTGGACGCGGGCGAGCGGCTGAGCCGCGAGGAGCTCAGGACCCTGCAGCTGGAGCGGCTGCGGGCGAGCCTGCGCCACGCGTACGAGAACGTCGGCTTCTACCGCGAGTCGTTCGACAAGGCGGGGGTGCACCCCGAGGACTGCCGCTCCCTCGGCGATCTCGCGCGTTTCCCGTTCACGGCCAAGAGCGATCTGCGGGACCGCTACCCCTTCGGGATGTTCGCCGTGGAGCAGTCGCGGGTGCGGCGCATCCACGCCTCCAGCGGGACGACCGGCCGGCCCACGGTGGTCGGCTACACGGACGGGGACCTCGACACCTGGGCGGACGTGGTGGCCCGCTCGATCCGCGCGGCCGGCGGCCGGCCCGGGCACAAGGTGCACGTGGCGTACGGGTACGGGCTGTTCACCGGCGGTCTCGGGGCGCACTACGGGGCCGAGCGGCTCGGCTGCACCGTCATCCCGGCGTCGGGCGGGATGACCGCCCGGCAGGTGCAGCTGATCACGGACTTCCGGCCCGAGATCATCATGGTGACGCCGTCGTACATGCTGACGCTCCTCGACGAGTTCGAGCGGCAGGGCGTGGATCCGCGCTCGACCTCGCTGGAGGTGGGGATATTCGGCGCGGAGCCGTGGACCGAGGAGATGCGGCGGGAGATCGAGGAGCGGTTCGCGATCGACGCGGTCGACATCTACGGACTGTCCGAGGTGATGGGCCCGGGCGTGGCGCAGGAGTGTGTGGAGACCAAGGACGGGCTGCACATCTGGGAGGACCACTTCTATCCGGAGGTCGTGGATCCGTTCACCGGCGAGGTGCTGCCGGACGGCGAGGAGGGGGAGCTGGTCTTCACCTCGCTGACCAAGGAGGCCATGCCGGTGATCCGCTACCGGACGAGGGACCTGACCCGGCTGCTGCCGGGGACGGCGCGGGTCTTCCGGCGGATGGAGAAGGTCACCGGGCGCAGCGACGACATGATCATCCTGCGCGGGGTGAACCTCTTCCCGACGCAGATCGAGGAGATCGTGCTCCGCACACCGGGGGTCGCCCCGCACTTCCAGCTGCGGCTGACCCGCGAAGGGCGGATGGACGCGCTGACGGTGCGGGCCGAGGCGCGTGAAGGGGCGACGCCGGAGCGGCGTGAGGCCGCGGCACGGGAGATCGCAGCGGCGGTGAAGGACGGCATCGGGGTCTCGGTGGCGGTGGAGGTGGTCGCCCCCGAGACGCTGGAGCGGTCGGTCGGCAAGATCAAGCGGATCGTGGACCTGCGGCGGACCGCCGCCGGGTGACGCGACGAGGAGCGCACGGCACGGCATGGCCCGCGCCCTGCACCGGCACCGGCACCGGCACCGGCACCGGCACCGGCACGACGCAGCGGGGCGCAGAGGGGCAGGGGACACCACCACCGGGGAGCTGTTCGAGGGCCGGGCGGGCAACCGTCCGGTCCTCGTTCGTCCGCCGTGAAGGCCGTCACATTTTGACCTCCTTTTGCCCGTTTTGATGGATTCTGGTGAGCGGTTTGTGTTCACCGGGCTGTTCCGGCGGCCCGCTGTGGGCGTCGTTACGGGCCACCGACGCCTAGGGAGACTCATGGCACGCGCACTCAGTGCAGCCGTCAACTGGCGGATCGCTCTGCCCGTCGCCGGGGGCGCGGTCGTGTTGGGCCTGGGCGGTCTCTACGCGGCCGGGCTCGCGGCCGCGGACGTCCCCGGGGGCACGCATGTCCGCGGGGTCGACATCGGCGGGATGAGCCGGGCGGAGGCACAGCGCGTCCTGGACCGCAAGCTCGGGCCGGATTTCACGGCGCCGCTCACCGTCAGGATCGGTGACCGCACGGAGAAGGCCGATCCCGCCGCGCTCGGACTCTCGCTCGACACGGCCGCGACCGCCGACCGCGCCGCGGACCCGGCGTCCGATCCGATCGCCGTGATCGGCAAGCTCTTCACCTCGGAGCGCCGGGACGTCGAGCCGGCGATACGCGTGGACGAGCAGAAGAGCCGGGCCGCGATCGAGCGCATCGGTACGGCCGCCGACCGGAAGGTCCGCGACGGGGCGATAGCGTTCGAGAACGGCACCGCGACGGCCGTCGCCCCGGTCACCGGCATGTCCCTGGTCGAGGACCGGGCGCTGGACAGCCTGCGCACCGCGTATCTGCGCGCGAGCGCCACGGAGGCACGGGCCGTGGTCATGCCCGTGAAGCAGACGCCGCCGCGCATAGGCACCGCCGAGACCGACCGGGCCATGAAGAACTTCGCCCAGCCCGCGATGTCGGGCCCGGTCACGCTCACCCTCGCCGGTGAGCGGATATTCATCGGCCCCGCCACCATAGGCCGCCACCTCACCATGAAGGCCGGCAGCGGCGACCGGCTCGAGCCGGCCCTGGACGCCAAGGGCCTGCTCGCCGAGCCGGAGGTCGCCGCCCAGGTGAACGCGGCCGCCCAGGGCCCCCGGGACGCGAAGCTCGGCCTCGGCGCCGACAACCGGGTGACCGTGGTGCAGGAGAGCCGCGAGGGACACGAGGTCACCGACAAGGCGCTCGGCGACGCCGTCATGCCCCTGCTGACCCGCACCGGCGCCGCCCGTACCGGCGAACTGGCGGCCAGGACGATCGAGCCGAAGCTCAGCGCCGCGTCGGCACGGGAGCTCGGCATCAAGGAGAAGATCTCGTCGTTCACCGTCGAGTTCCCAGCCGCGCCCTACCGGACGACCAACATAGGCCGCGCCGTCCAGCTGATCGACGGCTCGCTCGTCCTGCCCGGCAAGGAGTGGAGCTTCAACCGGACGGTCGGCGAGCGGACCGAGGAGAACGGCTTCGTCGACGGCATCATGATCAACGACGGCCAGTACGTGAAGTCGCCGGGCGGCGGCGTCTCGGCCGTCGCCACCACGATGTACAACGCCCTCTTCTTCGCCGGGGTCAAGCCGCTGGAACACGGCGCGCACTCGTTCTACATCGAGCGCTACCCCGAGGGCCGCGAGGCCACGGTCGCCTGGGGCACCCTCGACCTGCGGTGGCTCAACGACTCCGGGCACGCCATCTACGTCAAGGCCCAGTCCACCGACACCTCGCTGACCATCACCTTCCTCGGCACGAAGAAGTACGACGAGATACGCGCGACCAAGGGGCCGCGCACCGGTATCACGCAGCCCGGCAAGCGCACGGGCAGCGGCCCCACCTGCGAGGTCCAGACCCCGCTCGAGGGCTTCGACGTCGCCGTCGGCCGCGTCTTCCTCCAGGACGGGCGGGAGGTCAAGCGGGAGAACTACAAGACCCACTACACCCCGCGCGACGAGGTCACGTGCACCCCGGAGGAGCCGGCCGGCAAGCAGGCGGCGGACGGAGCGCGGACTCCGCCCGCGGCGGACGCGACGGACGGCGCCCCGGCCGCCTGATCGGCCCCGGCCGCCTGATCCGCACCGGCAGCACCGGCAGCACCGACCAGTGCCCGACGGTCCGTCAGAATCCGGCGCGCAGTTCCCTCTTGAGGATCTTGCCGCTCGCGTTGCGCGGCAGCTGGTCCACGAGGACGATCCGCTTCGGCACCTTGAACCCGGGGAGGTGCTCGCGTGCGTGGGCGAGGAGTTCGTCCTCCGTCACGCCGTCGCGGGGAACGACGACGGCGGTCACGGCCTCGATCCAGCGCTCGTCCGGGAGGCCGATCACGGCGGCCTCGGCGACCGACGGATGGGTGTAGAGGACGTCCTCGACCTGGCGTGAAGCGACCAGCACTCCCCCGGAGTTGATGACGTCCTTCACCCGGTCGACGATCGTGTAGTAGCCCTCGCCGTCGCGTACGGCGAGGTCACCGGAGCGGAACCAGCCGCCGCGGAACGCCGCCCGGGTCTCCTCCGGCTTGTTCCAGTACCCCTTGCAGAGCTGCGGCGAGCGGTAGACGATCTCGCCCGGCGTACCGTCGGGCACGTCCTCGCCGTCCTCGTCGACGACCTTCGCCTCGACGAAGCGCACGGGCCTCCCGCAGGAGTCCATCCGGCCCTCGTGCTCCTTGGGCCCGAGCACGGTGGCGAGCGGTCCGATCTCGCTCTGGCCGAAGCAGTTGTAGAACGCGAGTCCGGGCAGGCGTTCCCGCAGCCGTTCCAGCACGGGCACGGGCATGATCGAGGCTCCGTAGTACGCCTTGCGCAGTCCGCCGAGGTCGCGCGTGGCGAACCCGGGGTGCTCGGAGAGGGCGATCCAGACGGTCGGCGGCGCGAACAGGCTGTCGGCGCGGCCCGCCTCCACCAGGTCGAAGATCTGCGCGGCGTCCGGCGCGTCGAGAAGGGTGCTCTCCGCGCCGACGGCGAGGTACGGCAGCAGGAACACGTGCATCTGCGCGGAGTGGTAGAGGGGCAGCGAGTGGACGGGCTTGTCGTGCTCGTCCAGGTCGAGCGCGGTGATGGCGCTGATGTACTCGTGCACCAGCGCCCGGTGCGTCATCATCGCGCCCTTCGGCAGGGCCGTCGTCCCCGAGGTGTAGAGGAGCTGGGCGAGGTTGTGGGCGTCCCGGTCGGGGTCGAAGTCCTGCGGTTCGGCCAGCGCCGCGAGCAGCGAGTCACCGGTGTCGCGCAGGGCCCGGACGACGTGCCCCTCCGGGACGCGGTCCGCGAGAGCGGGGTCGGCGAGGACGAGTGAACTGCCGGACTGGTCCAGGATGTACGTGAGATCGTCGCCGGTCAGGTTGTGGTTCACGGGCACGTGGACGAACCCGGCGCGGGCGCAGGCCAGGAAGGCGATGAGGTAGGCGTCGGAGTTGCGGCCGTAGACGGCGACGCGGTCGCACTCGCCCAGGCCGTGGTCGCTCAGCACGGCGGCCGCGGTGGTGACGGCGGCGTCCAGCTCTGCGTAGGTCCAGGACCGGTCGCCGTAGCGGACGGCGGTGCGGTCGGGCACGCGCTGGGCGCTGCGTCGCAGGACGCCGTCGACGGTGCTGCTGCGGAGTCGTTCCAAGGCTGCCATGGCTGGATCCTGTGCGGCGCGGGAGCGGCGGTCAAGCGTGTCGCCGACGCGGATACCGAGCGGATACCGAACGGAACGTTGACACACGCCGCCCGCGCTGCGTGCAGCGCATCCCGGTGCACGGCGGCACCGGGTCGCTCGGCGTCCGGAACAAGACCGTGCCGGTGTGGAACGCGGAGAGCAGCGGGTACGGCGGGCGCTGCCCGGTGGCCCGCACCCTGCTGACGTACTCCCAGTCGTCGAACCCGCGGTCGCCGCAGTTGCGCGTGGTCCGCGTCAGGGGCTGAACGACAGGAACACGAAGGCGGCGAAGATCAGCAGATGGACGCCGCCCTGGAGGAGGGTGGCCCGGCCGGGTACGACGGTGAGGGCGCTGACCACGGCGGTGAGTGCGAGCAGCACCATGTGGGTGGCGTCCTCGCCGAGGATCAGGCTCCCGGGCAGCCAGACCGAGGCGAGGGCGATCGCCGGGATCGTCAGGCCGATGCTGGCGATGGCGGAGCCGTAGGCGAGGTTGAGGCTGGTCTGCATGCGGTCCCGGCGCGCGGCCCGGACGGCGGCGAGGGTCTCGGGCATCAGGACCATGAGGGCGATGACGACGCCGACGACGGAGTTCGGCAGTCCGGCCGACTCGACGCCGCCCTCGATGGCGGGCGAGACGAGTTTGGCGTCGCCGACGACGGCGACGAGTGCCACGAAGAGCAGCGCGACGCTCCACCAGGTCTGCCGGACCCCGGGCGGCGGGGCGTGGCTGTCGGGGCCGGAGTCCTGGCCGTCCCGGACGACGGGCAGGAAGTAGTCGCGGTGCCGCACGGTCTGCACGGCGACGAAGAGCCCGTACAGGCAGAGCGAGGCGGCGGCGGCGAAGGCGAGCTGGGCGCCGGTGAACTGCGGCCCCGGGCGGCCCGTGGTGAAGGTGGGCAGCACCAGCGTCATGGTGGCGAGGGTGCACACGGTCGCGAGCGCGCCGCCCGAGCCCTCGGCGTTGAAGACGGCGATCCGGTTGCGCAGGGCGGCAACCAGCAGGGAGAGCCCGACGATGCCGTTGCATGTGATCATGACGGCGGCGAAGACGGTGTCCCTGGCATAGGTGGACGCCTTGTCGCCGCCGCCCGCCATCAGGGTGACGATGAGGCCGACCTCGATGACGGTGACGGCCACGGCGAGCACGAGGGAGCCGAAGGGCTCGCCGACCCGGTGGGCGACGACCTCGGCGTGGTGCACGGCGGCCAGCACGGCGCCGACGAGGCACAGCCCGACGACGGTCACGGCGGAGACCGGCAGCACGCGCCCCCAGCCGAGGACGAGCGCGACGGCGGCGACGACCGGCACCCAGGTGGTCCACTGCGCTGCCTGCGATGCCGTGCCGCTCCTCATGCGGGCCAGGCTGCCAGTACCCCGCGCGTGCCGCGCGGGGTACTGGTCCGATGGGGTCGGGTGTACGCCGGGCCCCGCCGGGCGTCACAGGGGCGCTCCGCCGGGCGTCACAGGGGGCGGGCGTGGCCCTGCCAGTACGGGTCGCGGAGCCGGCGTTTGTAGAGCTTGCCGTTGGGGTCGCGGGGCATGGCGTCGATGAAGTCGACGCTCTTGGGGCGCTTGTACCCTGCGAGGCGCCGCTCGCAGTGGGCGAGGATCGCGGCGGCGAGGTCCGGGCCGGGGACATGGCCGTCGGCGGGCTCGACGACGGCCTTGACCTCCTCGCCCCAGTCGTCGTGCGGGATGCCGAAGGCGGCGGCGTCGGCGACGGCGGGGTGGGCGAGGAGAGCGGCCTCGATCTCGGCGGGGTAGATGTTGACACCGCCGGAGATGATCATGTCGATCTTGCGGTCGCGGAGGAAGAGGTAGCCGTCCTCGTCGAGGACGCCGAGATCACCGACGGTGAAGAAGTCGCCGATGCGGTTCTTGCGCGTCTTGGCCTCGTCCTTGTGGTAGCTGAAGCCGCCGGTCGACATCTTCATGTAGACGGTGCCGAGTTCGCCGGGCGGCAGCCGGTTGCCGTCGTCGTCGAAGACGGCGAGCTCGCTGATGGGCCAGGCCCGCCCCACGGTGCCGGGCTTCTTCAGCCAGTCCTCGGCGGTGGCGAAGGCGCCGCCGCCCTCGCTCGCCGCGTAGTACTCCTCGACGCTGTTCCCCCACCACTCGATCATCGCCCGTTTGACGTGGTCGGGGCAGGGTGCGGCGCCGTGGATGGCGTGCCGCATCGACGAGACGTCGTACCGCGCCCGTACGTCCTGCGGGAGGGCGA from Streptomyces sp. FIT100 includes these protein-coding regions:
- a CDS encoding glycine C-acetyltransferase, yielding MYASVRDDLRATLDEIRAAGLHKPERVIGTPQSASVAVTAGGAPGGVLNFCANNYLGLADHPEVIAAGKEALDRWGYGMASVRFICGTQEVHKELERRLSAFLGQEDTILYSSCFDANGGVFETLLGAEDAVISDALNHASIIDGIRLSKAARFRYANRDMADLEAKLKEASGARRRLIVTDGVFSMDGYVAPLQEICDLADRYDAMVMVDDSHAVGFVGPGGRGTPELHGVMDRVDIITGTLGKALGGASGGYVAARSEIVELLRQRSRPYLFSNSLAPVIAAASLKVLDLLESAGDLREKLAANTALFRTKMTEAGFEILPGDHAIAPVMIGDAAEAGRMAELLLERGVYVIGFSYPVVPMGQARIRVQLSAAHSTEDVERAVAAFVDARATMAG
- the tdh gene encoding L-threonine 3-dehydrogenase, which translates into the protein MKALVKQHAEPGLWLMDVPEPDHGPGEVLIKVLRTGICGTDLHIRSWDGWAQQSIETPLVIGHEFVGEVAAVGSDVQDIAVGDLVSGEGHLVCGRCRNCLAGRRHLCRSTVGLGVGRDGAFAEYVVLPASNVWVHRTPVDLDVAAIFDPFGNAVHTALSFPLVGEDVLITGAGPIGIMAAAVARHAGARNVVITDVSEPRLELARKAGATLAVNVAETDIAAAQRTLGLKEGFDIGLEMSGRPEAVRDMIGNMTHGGRIAMLGLPAQEFAVDWSKIVTSMITIKGIYGREMFETWYAMTVLLEGGLDLSPVITGSYGYQDFDAAFDEAATARSGKIILRWDE
- a CDS encoding alpha/beta fold hydrolase; translated protein: MPTFSAYDGTTLACHVEGEGEPLICLPGGPMRASAYLGDLGGLTAHRTLVRLDLRGTGDSAAPEDTATYRCDRLVDDVEALREHLGLDRADILAHSAAGNLALLHAAAHPGRVRSLALITPGARALGVEAGEQDWRDAIALREGEPWYEAGRAAWDAYFAGAALDDLWPDIVPFLYGRWDAAAMDHAADDAHQTNPRARSAYYADGAFDPAATATSLAAVDVPVLVLAGEYDGGPTPGRAAEIAARFTHGRVAVQAGAAHYPWLDDPEDFRRTVAAFLDRTSAAS
- the paaK gene encoding phenylacetate--CoA ligase PaaK, with product MTDRTEVTALLDAGERLSREELRTLQLERLRASLRHAYENVGFYRESFDKAGVHPEDCRSLGDLARFPFTAKSDLRDRYPFGMFAVEQSRVRRIHASSGTTGRPTVVGYTDGDLDTWADVVARSIRAAGGRPGHKVHVAYGYGLFTGGLGAHYGAERLGCTVIPASGGMTARQVQLITDFRPEIIMVTPSYMLTLLDEFERQGVDPRSTSLEVGIFGAEPWTEEMRREIEERFAIDAVDIYGLSEVMGPGVAQECVETKDGLHIWEDHFYPEVVDPFTGEVLPDGEEGELVFTSLTKEAMPVIRYRTRDLTRLLPGTARVFRRMEKVTGRSDDMIILRGVNLFPTQIEEIVLRTPGVAPHFQLRLTREGRMDALTVRAEAREGATPERREAAAREIAAAVKDGIGVSVAVEVVAPETLERSVGKIKRIVDLRRTAAG
- a CDS encoding VanW family protein, with the protein product MARALSAAVNWRIALPVAGGAVVLGLGGLYAAGLAAADVPGGTHVRGVDIGGMSRAEAQRVLDRKLGPDFTAPLTVRIGDRTEKADPAALGLSLDTAATADRAADPASDPIAVIGKLFTSERRDVEPAIRVDEQKSRAAIERIGTAADRKVRDGAIAFENGTATAVAPVTGMSLVEDRALDSLRTAYLRASATEARAVVMPVKQTPPRIGTAETDRAMKNFAQPAMSGPVTLTLAGERIFIGPATIGRHLTMKAGSGDRLEPALDAKGLLAEPEVAAQVNAAAQGPRDAKLGLGADNRVTVVQESREGHEVTDKALGDAVMPLLTRTGAARTGELAARTIEPKLSAASARELGIKEKISSFTVEFPAAPYRTTNIGRAVQLIDGSLVLPGKEWSFNRTVGERTEENGFVDGIMINDGQYVKSPGGGVSAVATTMYNALFFAGVKPLEHGAHSFYIERYPEGREATVAWGTLDLRWLNDSGHAIYVKAQSTDTSLTITFLGTKKYDEIRATKGPRTGITQPGKRTGSGPTCEVQTPLEGFDVAVGRVFLQDGREVKRENYKTHYTPRDEVTCTPEEPAGKQAADGARTPPAADATDGAPAA
- a CDS encoding fatty acyl-CoA synthetase, translating into MAALERLRSSTVDGVLRRSAQRVPDRTAVRYGDRSWTYAELDAAVTTAAAVLSDHGLGECDRVAVYGRNSDAYLIAFLACARAGFVHVPVNHNLTGDDLTYILDQSGSSLVLADPALADRVPEGHVVRALRDTGDSLLAALAEPQDFDPDRDAHNLAQLLYTSGTTALPKGAMMTHRALVHEYISAITALDLDEHDKPVHSLPLYHSAQMHVFLLPYLAVGAESTLLDAPDAAQIFDLVEAGRADSLFAPPTVWIALSEHPGFATRDLGGLRKAYYGASIMPVPVLERLRERLPGLAFYNCFGQSEIGPLATVLGPKEHEGRMDSCGRPVRFVEAKVVDEDGEDVPDGTPGEIVYRSPQLCKGYWNKPEETRAAFRGGWFRSGDLAVRDGEGYYTIVDRVKDVINSGGVLVASRQVEDVLYTHPSVAEAAVIGLPDERWIEAVTAVVVPRDGVTEDELLAHAREHLPGFKVPKRIVLVDQLPRNASGKILKRELRAGF
- a CDS encoding calcium:proton antiporter, encoding MRSGTASQAAQWTTWVPVVAAVALVLGWGRVLPVSAVTVVGLCLVGAVLAAVHHAEVVAHRVGEPFGSLVLAVAVTVIEVGLIVTLMAGGGDKASTYARDTVFAAVMITCNGIVGLSLLVAALRNRIAVFNAEGSGGALATVCTLATMTLVLPTFTTGRPGPQFTGAQLAFAAAASLCLYGLFVAVQTVRHRDYFLPVVRDGQDSGPDSHAPPPGVRQTWWSVALLFVALVAVVGDAKLVSPAIEGGVESAGLPNSVVGVVIALMVLMPETLAAVRAARRDRMQTSLNLAYGSAIASIGLTIPAIALASVWLPGSLILGEDATHMVLLALTAVVSALTVVPGRATLLQGGVHLLIFAAFVFLSFSP